In Pseudophryne corroboree isolate aPseCor3 chromosome 2, aPseCor3.hap2, whole genome shotgun sequence, the sequence ctatattctaacttgtgcattgttgcacttacATGCATTCCTCATATattcctcagtctgtgccttagcacagtagtaaggttgtgtcaggtGAATGTCTCACCAtgctgcatttacccctgcccagcctccgatagccgccttgtatatacataaaacctgggggcttctgagtatggggtggacctaattcaccatgGAAAGGCGACTGCTATAGGTGAAGTCTTTGGCAGGAGATTAAAGATCTACAAttagtcacacagacatgtggggagaCACCcaagcacagtgctagtccgccccgcatgtcatgccCAACACCCCcgcaaagtacaaaagcatcgcacagcggcgatgcttttatactttaggagtagctccctgccagcgcagctcctgcgtaccagcaggagctactcatcactgtgagggtcgcagctgctgcgtgtgacatccCAACGTTGCCCGGACCATGTCCCCTAAACAGCGTCCGAAagccgctggcccgccccctcccgcacagcgaccgcctctgcctgtcaatcaggcagaggcgatcgcagggctgagacagctgttggctgtctggcatgcgctggtgcactgtgcactggcatatgtgcagttcagacctgatctgctgctgtgcgaaaatgcacagcagcgatcggatctgaattaggcccctggtcctTTAACTGCAGTAGTTCTGGGCCTGCCCTAGCTAAAAGCTCATAACCCAGTATTCAACTGGAGTACGGGAGAGCTTGTTTCCTGGAGCATGGAATGTGCAGCCAAATGCCTGACCATGCCAGTCTGCTCAGCACTTCCAGTCCCTGGAGGTTTATCCACCCAGTACATGTCTTTCATGGATATTTTTTCCAAACAACAAGCTGAGTCTTTGCCTCCTCACCAGCCTTATGATTGCGCAATCAATCTTATACCTGGAGCTAGACTCCCTAAAGGCCGCCTCTTCGCTCTGTCTTTGCCCGAGACGAAAGCTATGGAGGAATACAGCCATGAGAGTTCAAAAAAAGGCTTTATCAGGCCCTCTAAGTCATCTATGGGAGCTGGGTTTTCCTTTGTCAGGAAAAAGGATAGCTCATTACGGCCATGCATCGATTACAGGGGACTGAATAAAATTACGATCAAAAATTCATACCCATTGTCTCTGATCTCCATCTTATTTGATCAGCTCAGAAATGCTACAGTCTTTTCTAAAATTGATTTGCAAGGAGCATAAAATCTCATTCGGATCTGGCAGGGGGACAAGTAAAAATCCGCATTCAATACCCACTCAGGCCACTACGAGTACttggtaatgccttttggactctccaacacccctgccgtcttccaggatcTTAAAAAATTTCATTATTCGAGAATTCCTTGGAAGATTTGTGGTCGTCTATCTTGATGATATTTTGACTTATTCCGCCTCACTCAAAGAACATCAAGCTCATGTAAAAGTGGTCCTCACCAAGCTCagggagaatcatctctatgctaaattggaaaaatgtgaatttgaggttgagaagatGGCCTTCCTAGTATACATTATCACCTCCAAGGGGTTTTCTATGGACcctaagaaacttcaggcaattgtggaatggTTTCCACCCTCTAATCTAAAGGCTACACAACGTTTCCTCGGTTTTGCAaactactacagaagatttatCAATTTGTTTTCTTCAGTTGTAGCCCCAATTGTGATTCTAACCAAGAAGGTGCGGATCTACTCATTGGTCACCACAGGTGGTAAAGGCATTTGATGAGCTTAAAAAAGCAtttatctctgctcctgttctcTGGCATCCCAATCCAGATCTGCCTTTcattgtagaagtggatgcctctgaagtAGGCGTTGGAGCTATTCTTTCACAAGAAGATGCAGTCAGTCATAAGCTCCACCCCTGTGCCTTGTTCTCTCTGAAAAATTTCCcctgctgaagtcaactatgaTGTAGGAAATCAAGAGCTCTTAGCAGTCAAATGTGCTTTgcaggaatggaggcactggctggagagAGCACGACATACAGTAACTGTATTCACAGACCACAAAAATCTAGTTTATCTTGAATCTGCTAAAAGGTTGAACTCTTGGCAAGCCAGATGGGTGTTGTTCTTTGCTAGGTTCAATTTCATAATGACCTATAGGCCCGGCTCCAAAAACATCAAAGTTGATGCTTTATCCCAGAGTTTTATATCTAGCCATGAAGTCGTTAAACTTCCGGAGCCAATTCTCACCCCAGGATGAATTCTTGCTGGTCTAACCATGAATTTTGCCTCTCAAGTCAAATAGGCACAGACGCAGGCCCCATCTGACAATTCTTCAGGACTCCTGTTCATTCTAGAGAAACTCAGAGCAGCCATGTTATCTGAGTTCCATTTCAAGAAGACCTCAGGATATCCAGGGGTTAATAAGACTTTACacctagtctctcgctcagtatggtcgcCAACTATCAAGACAGACATTCAGGAGTTTGTTAGGgcctgtcatgtctgtgccaaaaacaagtctcctcGTATTTTTCCTTCTGGACAATTACTTCCTCtgtctgtaccctccaagccatggacccatttgtcaatggattttattgtggACCTGCCAAGATCTTCCAAATGCTCGTCATCTGGGTAGTAGTTGATCGTTTAAGTAAAATGTCTCATTTCATTACCCTGTTTAAATTGCTTAATTCTAAGGACCTTGCCTCATTGTTCATTCAACACATATTCCCTATTCAGTGCCTACCACAAGACATTGTCTCGGATAGAGGTTTTCAATTTGTAACCTGtttctggaggtctttttgtgcaGAACTGGGGATTAATATCAGTCTCTCGTCAGGGTATCATCCACATTTCAATGGTCAGACAAAACGGGTTAATTAATCGTTGGAGCAATATCTACAATGTAATAGCTCTAAataccaggatgattgggttgatcACCTACCCTTTGCAGAATATGCGTATAATAATTCTGAACAATCTTCAGCTTCCATGTCTCCTTTCTTTTGTGTTTCCGGTATTCATCCTAAGTTTAATACTTTCACTCCATCACAAAAGTCTAGTTCTTTTTCTCCCATGTCTCACCTCAGGAGAATTTGGAGGGAAGTACATCAGGCCTTGGAGGGTGCGGCAGCCCGGtctaagagatttgctgacagatttCAGAAACCTTATTTCAAAGtaggagacatgggccctcattccgagttgatcgctaagagtcatcgcatcgcaaatgtccgaaatgtaagtatctgcgcatgcgcaaatgcgtgattacgcatgcgcgaagacatacgtacgacaactgtgcaaaattactttgggaaaaaaaagccgtaactgccaaacgaaaacgaggagtggcgtgggcgtggcggaggcgagacttcgcaatgctccgacatgggcgtgaaagtgggcgtactgtgtgggagtatgcaacttgcaatgggcgtgtttttcgcaaataaactttgtcgctgttaaaactaacataggaaaccgtagcaacattcacgcagcagcagagtaggtctgcagttactctacatttgcgaagtactggtacaagtgtgtatgcagtaattagcagttaattggagagcacattcatctgatgttcaattacttgttaattactgagcacatgaaagttaccaaccagcaattgactgaacacacattacatgtttattctactcacatattaatctcacacactgtgaaataaggttgttatttgtgtttaacttggtgtgtaagcattgtgacgaaatgttttaatgtgtgttagactactaaatacaaacaagttacatttttatttaaagttatataattctgcaacattctgattaattaaccaacacccacataatgccgcatacactatgttttatttttaaaagtcacaataatatatgtttttaacatctgtcaatgttttcaatgatgtcatgttgtccaaagatattttatcaagttgtcgtgtctgttttattaatatggacattaaagtgtggtgcaaaacataccttttttaacatttttgtttaattttaaggagaattagcagattggtcaccaagtgtctatatgttgacctaatcttttggtaactaagattttgctaatgcattaccttcaagaaattgcacacatttttttttttaaatttttattacagtaataatattatccaacatttaaacatggctccacatgagtctcacaggcagagatagaccaagcaccaagcagatggcactgacaaaaattatattgcagaactcagtactctgcaaatttctgcttctgacaaaagtatcttataaattcataaattcaacatatttcacaccctgccacacaaaaatttgacacaaactgagaaataattagtatccaccacacaaacacaacaatacacagcacactagtgagaggaagatggctctgttgttttttaaaagaaactcacaggctacaattcctccaaacagaaaaaagtcatttcactaagagggagtgatccattctggccacacaagccaagtccaaaataacatagaggcaactacaaaaacatgggtgctgcccatctggagagacatcactttcttctttttcgccccgcctgaggctgatcttctttgcttggtctgcggagtgaccttcgttgggcctgcccagtgtcctgttcttcctgggcaggggcaggggagggagccgatgtggttggctctctgccactgtgggcaagggagacagcgatggcctggagcccttgcaagatgttagttgcaaggctttggtttgaggaggccagttgttcttgggcctgcctgatctctgccagactttggcagagttgagcaacaccttgctcaacacaggttcggatctcagtgagccggacagttatctggcttacctcccggatgaccccgtcttgaaatgtgtttaggctctcaccatacctagcaatttcaagcaggatctccgggatagcagagggttgggtgggggggccagtaggaacctgcataggtgggttttgttggcccacactggcagacccactaggtccctccacctcagcctcaaccacataaccggcctgtgactcaaactgttcacccccctgtgctgtgttttgtggcaagcaaatagaagaatgtgtgggggaaaagttggagtcaaaattagtttaagattattaatacagttcaaatttcagacaaatacatgtgtaaacttaccttccaagtcatgtcccgtcagaatctcaggcaggtccgtgtccatatgagacaccccttggccctcctcataactcacacaggccatcgccatctcctccaagtcagtaaactccacagcgacaggtggtcccccccctgttgcccttgaggcattccactccgcagccctctttgccttcaggcgggatttgaagtcggcccacctacataaatattgtgaaagagggaaaaagttgagtcttcttattgttcaaagtaaatatatagcacacatgttctgcttgtgtttgctagacataacatgacatgtaactacattttttatgcaacttagcacagaaaaaggattgtcaagatgcacttaccgtcgtctcacttcctgtgatgttctgacgacagagccaacttcattcacagattttgtgatgtctctccagatgcgttctttggaagcagcccccatgtttttggggcccctatgtattttggacatggcctgcgtgaccaagacacgcaactccctcttagtgaatgcaggctgtctttttttccgtctggaggtagcctgtgaggtttcttcaggttggtcatctccatcttcctcctcactagcagcttctgtctgctgtgtttgtgtggctaaagtcaattctccctcagtttgctcactatgtgtgtgtggcagggtatccacactcaattgttgaggttcagaagcagaaatttgcagagtactaggtcctgcattaacctccgcagaggcgtattctaacaagcgcctttgacactctagccgttgtttctgcaatgccatctgctgctctgcaatgcggtctatctctgctgcgatttgctcacgagaagccatgtttgtgatgacgtgtgtacgccgaggtgtgtgcgcttatatacctacgtgcgagtcgttaattcacacaggtgtacactgttattctgttgaatgattgcactgcttatttaagggcctactgtgcatgctgtaagtgttggtagtttggcgtttgagttgttggcttgtgcgggaaggtgatagtggaattggcagagtgagtaattgtcaagcatacctttgtccttttctttgcgttttgaatatagacagtggcattttttgtgggtattttcgtttgtgagtattctgtttttttttttttttttttgtgttggcaagtttttttaatacattttaatattttaatttttataacacatatatattttgcaagtccatttgtgaaaatattcccgtgcttctttgttttgactgtcattagtgttctcttgtaggagtttactttttggtgagaaaaagcaaattttttttcgattttgggtgtggtccacaaaaacaagactttatttctttaggagcaggtaagtgtcgttggcctgtgttggagcttgtttgttggaagtgtctgtatgctgtttttgactgtcatttgtgttctcttgtaggagtttattttttggtgagaaaaaccaattttgtattcatttttgggtgtggtccacaaaaacaagactttatttctttaggagcaggtaagtgtcgttggcctgtgttggagcttgtttgttggaagtgtctgtatgctgtttttgactgtcatttgtgttctcttgtaggagtttattttttggtgagaaaaaccaattttgtattcatttttgggtgtggtccacaaaaacaagactttatttctttaggagcaggtaagtgtccttggcctgtgttggtgcttgtttgtgtttgttaaaattattattttttttttttttaaagtttgctaaacaaagtgtttgggttttccaggattgatctgcaaagtagtgtttgtctttcctggactaggtactaaatttcttatttttttggtatttttttttaataaagtttttttgcattaatatatgttttttagatCCAAATCttaaatttagttttatttgctttttatttttgcattttggacatgaattcaacacagaaaaaatgtacgctcctgcagtaagttgacaccacaattgtaaaaacagttattgtgtaaaattttggaaaactttgaattatttttttttaacatttcttaacattctctccaaaaagtgtgtgatgtcaatacatattgcggcagaagccctacctccccaacccacgccagcactcccaccccaaccgccagccccacaaccacagccggctcctcatcaaccaaggcaacggaggcgtgctaggccaccaattttcagaacccgtgtcagactttttgggatgccagatgatgtggtggtgcgtagataccggctgccaccacatctaatcctagacactctctccataatagagagtgatctggagtctgaaattcggtatcctacagcaataccaccattgacacaattccttgcagtgttacattttttggccacaggatcattccagcatgtggttggagacctggttggcatgtcgcagggccagttcagtaaggtcctgcgacgtgtctgccaggctttcctcaagcgtgttaagcaatttattgctatgcctttggatgttggtgccctagatgtggtgaagcggcaatttgcggaaggtggtagtcgcttcccacatgttattggggttgtggatggcacacatgtagctattcagccaccaaaacataatgaagaaatttttagaaacaggaaactgtttcattctctgaatgtaatggttgtttgtgggccatccctccagatcctttccctgaacgcaaagtttactggaagttcccatgatgcgtatgtcattagacaatcagggatatggcagagattaagatcaagtcaacgaccagacatgtggttattgggtgagttgttgctcaaatatttttgaataaaaaaaaattaaaattttaaattttAAGATCTAAATTTTTGCTtttattccaacaggagaccgtggatatccttgcaccccctggctcatgactccttaccgtaatcccaggccaggaccacagatggcatttaactccgcgcttactgccactaggcagctggtggagcgcacaattggtgtcctgaaagggcggtttcgtgttctccaccgcactggtggcgacatcatgtattcgccggagatggcaagtaaaatagtggtcctgtgcgcaatactccataatatcgcggtaaggagtagtgtagagtttcctcaggcagaggaattgcctgatgaggagccaggggttgtgccacgcttcggtggggggagtgtgacacggagggggagccaagtgagggcaagaattgtagcagaatatttcaggtatagtgtttatatattttatatttgcccaaataatacaacacagtatgcttCTGTTTTATAAACCATGATTTCAATTTGTAtgatcttgtaaagtgattgggtacgGATTTTGTGGTGTTGGAATGTGTAATTGTTTTTGGTTCAAAATacaaaaacacgttaagcttacaatgtttattttg encodes:
- the LOC135016110 gene encoding putative nuclease HARBI1 isoform X2 is translated as MSIHIAAEALPPQPTPALPPQPPAPQPQPAPHQPRQRRRARPPIFRTRVRLFGMPDDVVVRRYRLPPHLILDTLSIIESDLESEIRYPTAIPPLTQFLAVLHFLATGSFQHVVGDLVGMSQGQFSKVLRRVCQAFLKRVKQFIAMPLDVGALDVVKRQFAEGGSRFPHVIGVVDGTHVAIQPPKHNEEIFRNRKLFHSLNVMVVCGPSLQILSLNAKFTGSSHDAYVIRQSGIWQRLRSSQRPDMWLLGDRGYPCTPWLMTPYRNPRPGPQMAFNSALTATRQLVERTIGVLKGRFRVLHRTGGDIMYSPEMASKIVVLCAILHNIAVRSSVEFPQAEELPDEEPGVVPRFGGGSVTRRGSQVRARIVAEYFS
- the LOC135016110 gene encoding putative nuclease HARBI1 isoform X1; the protein is MSIHIAAEALPPQPTPALPPQPPAPQPQPAPHQPRQRRRARPPIFRTRVRLFGMPDDVVVRRYRLPPHLILDTLSIIESDLESEIRYPTAIPPLTQFLAVLHFLATGSFQHVVGDLVGMSQGQFSKVLRRVCQAFLKRVKQFIAMPLDVGALDVVKRQFAEGGSRFPHVIGVVDGTHVAIQPPKHNEEIFRNRKLFHSLNVMVVCGPSLQILSLNAKFTGSSHDAYVIRQSGIWQRLRSSQRPDMWLLGDRGYPCTPWLMTPYRNPRPGPQMAFNSALTATRQLVERTIGVLKGRFRVLHRTGGDIMYSPEMASKIVVLCAILHNIAVRSSVEFPQAEELPDEEPGVVPRFGGGSVTRRGSQVRARIVAEYFRYSVYIFYICPNNTTQYASVL